TTGGATTTTCAGCGGTCAATACTTGTGCGTATCTCTTGATCAGATCTTTTGCCACCGGCCAGTTCACAGTCAAGCTGTAATATTCTGAAAAAAGAGGGAGCCTTGAGACCAGagtgttgatgtcacaTCGGACGAAGAAGTGATACAATTAGGATTCAACCCTAACGAACTCTTGAATATCCTTTCTGTCATATTCTTAGCGAAGGAAAGTTGTATCATCTTGTACTGCACAGCAATGGGTTCAACGGTCGTCGTAACCTGCGGCGCGACCGTACCATTTCCTGAACTTATAGCTGCACTTCTGGATAAACAGGTGCTCGATACACTACTAAGGATGCATTACACAAGACTAATCGTGCAGTACGGGCGAGGATATACATCAAAGTTTGCACAGCTCCTAGGATGCGTACGCGCTCATGTGGAAGAGCCCGCAGATAACGGGGCCTCAAACCTAGCAGCGGGGGTCGAGGTACAGGTGCGAGGGCATTATCAGTCCCTCGAGGTTTGCGGGTTCGAGTTCACAGGCGCCATTCACGAGCTGCTGCGCGACAACGCTGATTTGGTCATCTCGCACGCGGGCACCGGCTCCATTGTGGACGCGCTGCGGCTGGGCAAGCGCCTGCTGGTGGTCGCCAACACGTCACTAATGGACAACCACCAGCTGCAGATAGCACGAAAATTTGAATCACGTGGCCATCTGCAATCGGCCGCCGCCCAGCCTAAAGCATTGATCGCGGCACTGCGCCGAGTGGAGGCTGCGCCGCAAGTCCCCCTGCCGAACGGCTACAACTCGTCCTTTGAGCGGCTCCTTATGGACGTTGCCCAATCGTAGCGCGGCTCGTATAGTTAGTAGATATCCAGAACGTTCCGATTTAAAGCCTTCTCGGGTGCTGAGTTAACACGTATCCGCGCTCGTTAAACTTGAAGGTATATTTTTCGTGGTTGTGCCGCTGGccgaaacaaaaacaaaaaagtAACTGATTTCGCCCAGGATCGAACTGGGGACGTTCTGCGTGTTAAGCAGATGCCATAACCGACTAGACCACGAAACCAATTATTTGTTGAGATTAATGGAAGCAAAGCGTCAATAAATCAACCAGAACATCAAGTTAACGATTGAAGACATTTATCTCAATCTCATATCTCTATCTGGAGTAAGCAGCACAATTACTTGGGCCAGACATGGCCAGGGGGATGCTATCGTAATCTTATCTCATGCCAGTGACTTCTTACATAGTTACTCTTGCAGTATCTTGATGTTCTAACGGCAAATTGGGGTTAGAGTCCTGTCAGCCGCACCTGAAACCTTAAAGAGGTCGCGACTCTGTGTGTGCATGTGAGCCGTGAGACTTAGATACTCGATTTAGAAGCGTGATTCATGGTTAATCACACTGATAATGTAATGTGGCTGAAAAGGTTATGACGGGGCGTGCTGCATATTGTGATGAGCACGGGTGAAACCAATTTGGGATATGGTTTTGATTCGTTGGAAAAGAGCGTCGTTCATCCGTCGCAGGTTGAGTTTTCGTGCTTACGAGCAGATTTTGCCACGTAGGGTTGAGTAAGGGAGCGAGGCAGCTATACGGAACGTCCAAAAGCCACTATCTCTAAAAATGTATGACAAAGCAAGGCAGGTCACAGAAGGCGTGGGGGCTGCCGGATCAAAAACCGGAGGGCAAGTATATAAGAATGATGGAGAATCGATGAGCTGGCCCTGTGTTCACGTAGAAAGAAGCTAAATAACAAAGAAGATAGAGATAGACATGGAGGTTACAACACACGCACAACACAAGGCCGTTACGCTATACAAGGAACCACATCACCTCGATAGCGTCAACTGGGAAGAGGGCCTGGGAAAGGGCTGTGGCAAAAGCGCGCAACAAGACTTAGACCAACTCACGGTGGTTGATTCCATTGTCGTGACGCCCGACGCCGCGCCACAGAGCCCGCAAGACTACACAAGGAGCGGTCGTCCTGCCGTACCTCACTACACACTCAGCTCTTCCGGCAGCGCGATGGCCGACAAGCAACACACATTCAAAGCACCTTCGCCGGCTAGGACACCAGGGAGGCCCACAAGGCCGACCCTGAATGTTCAGAGCTCCTCGTCATCCTCTCTGTCGTCGCTAAGATCGCGCGCCAGGCGTCTCTCTTCAGAAGAAATCATAAATGAAATGGAGAACGAACAGGATGCCATTGTGGTGCGACTGCTGCGCGAGATCGACcagctcaaagacgaaaatAACAGGCTCCGCAAGAATCTGTGCGCGGTTTTGAACGGCGACCCTCAGACGCCGGCGGGCCCTGCGCTCTCGAGGCGATCCTCACTCAACAGCTGTGCTAGCAATAGCAGCGGTAGCGGCAGTCTTTCTTCGTCTCACGCAGGCACTACACCAGGCGTTTTAGCGGCAACCCCCACTGCAAGCAGCCCGGCCCTTTCTAGAAGGCCGTCCTCGTCCGCCACACCAATAGATACACTTACCCCCactcttttgcttcagCGCAAGCGCAACTCTTTATCATCATCTGTCCCTGCAACCCCCAAGAATTCCGGAGACTTCGTCGACCTCTACGCTCCTGCACCCGTGTCCAAGTTTGGTGCTGTTGATGTCAGCCTCGACGCGCCGGGCTCTTGCGGCTA
This is a stretch of genomic DNA from Lachancea thermotolerans CBS 6340 chromosome D complete sequence. It encodes these proteins:
- the ALG13 gene encoding N-acetylglucosaminyldiphosphodolichol N-acetylglucosaminyltransferase catalytic subunit ALG13 (similar to uniprot|P53178 Saccharomyces cerevisiae YGL047W) gives rise to the protein MGSTVVVTCGATVPFPELIAALLDKQVLDTLLRMHYTRLIVQYGRGYTSKFAQLLGCVRAHVEEPADNGASNLAAGVEVQVRGHYQSLEVCGFEFTGAIHELLRDNADLVISHAGTGSIVDALRLGKRLLVVANTSLMDNHQLQIARKFESRGHLQSAAAQPKALIAALRRVEAAPQVPLPNGYNSSFERLLMDVAQS
- the RTS3 gene encoding Rts3p (some similarities with YGR161c, uniprot|P53289 Saccharomyces cerevisiae Hypothetical ORF, RTS3 SGDID:S0003393), translating into MEVTTHAQHKAVTLYKEPHHLDSVNWEEGLGKGCGKSAQQDLDQLTVVDSIVVTPDAAPQSPQDYTRSGRPAVPHYTLSSSGSAMADKQHTFKAPSPARTPGRPTRPTLNVQSSSSSSLSSLRSRARRLSSEEIINEMENEQDAIVVRLLREIDQLKDENNRLRKNLCAVLNGDPQTPAGPALSRRSSLNSCASNSSGSGSLSSSHAGTTPGVLAATPTASSPALSRRPSSSATPIDTLTPTLLLQRKRNSLSSSVPATPKNSGDFVDLYAPAPVSKFGAVDVSLDAPGSCGYRRRRSSMKSTEGSNKLQRSTR